The proteins below are encoded in one region of Equus przewalskii isolate Varuska chromosome 1, EquPr2, whole genome shotgun sequence:
- the ZFAND6 gene encoding AN1-type zinc finger protein 6 isoform X1: MAQETNHSQVPMLCSTGCGFYGNPRTNGMCSVCYKEHLQRQNSSNGRISPPATSVSSLSESLPVQCTNDSVPEAQSTLDPTSSSVQPSPVSSQSLLSESVASSQVDSTSVDKAIPETEDLQGPRAEGLVPLECDPPSSVSDTAQQPSEEQSKSLDKPKQKKNRCFMCRKKVGLTGFECRCGNVYCGVHRYSDVHNCSYNYKADAAEKIRKENPVVVGEKIQKI, translated from the exons ATGGCTCAAGAAACTAATCACAGCCAAGTGCCTATGCTTTGTTCTACTGGCTGCGGATTTTATGGAAACCCTCGTACAAATGGCATGTGTTCAGTATGTTATAAAGAACATCTTCAAAGACAGAATAGTAGTAATGGTAGAATAAGCCCACCTG CAACTTCTGTCAGTAGTCTGTCTGAATCTTTACCAGTTCAGTGCACAAACGACAGTGTCCCAGAAGCTCAGTCAACGTTAGACCCTACGTCTTCATCTGTGCAGCCAAG CCCTGTATCAAGTCAGTCACTTTTATCAGAATCTGTAGCATCTTCCCAAGTGGACAGTACATCTGTGGACAAAGCAATACCTGAAACAGAAGACCTGCAAG gaCCCAGAGCAGAGGGCCTTGTTCCTCTTGAATGTGATCCTCCAT CTTCAGTATCAGATACAGCACAGCAGCCATCTGAAGAGCAAAGCAAGTCTCTTGataaaccaaaacagaaaaagaatcgCTGTTTCATGTGCAGGAAGAAAGTGGGACTTACTG GCTTTGAATGCCGGTGTGGAAATGTTTACTGTGGTGTGCACCGTTACTCAGATGTACACAATTGCTCTTACAATTACAAAGCTGATGCTgctgagaaaatcagaaaagaaaatccagtaGTTGTTGGTGAAAAGATCCAGAAGATTTGA
- the ZFAND6 gene encoding AN1-type zinc finger protein 6 isoform X2, whose translation MAQETNHSQVPMLCSTGCGFYGNPRTNGMCSVCYKEHLQRQNSSNGRISPPATSVSSLSESLPVQCTNDSVPEAQSTLDPTSSSVQPSPVSSQSLLSESVASSQVDSTSVDKAIPETEDLQASVSDTAQQPSEEQSKSLDKPKQKKNRCFMCRKKVGLTGFECRCGNVYCGVHRYSDVHNCSYNYKADAAEKIRKENPVVVGEKIQKI comes from the exons ATGGCTCAAGAAACTAATCACAGCCAAGTGCCTATGCTTTGTTCTACTGGCTGCGGATTTTATGGAAACCCTCGTACAAATGGCATGTGTTCAGTATGTTATAAAGAACATCTTCAAAGACAGAATAGTAGTAATGGTAGAATAAGCCCACCTG CAACTTCTGTCAGTAGTCTGTCTGAATCTTTACCAGTTCAGTGCACAAACGACAGTGTCCCAGAAGCTCAGTCAACGTTAGACCCTACGTCTTCATCTGTGCAGCCAAG CCCTGTATCAAGTCAGTCACTTTTATCAGAATCTGTAGCATCTTCCCAAGTGGACAGTACATCTGTGGACAAAGCAATACCTGAAACAGAAGACCTGCAAG CTTCAGTATCAGATACAGCACAGCAGCCATCTGAAGAGCAAAGCAAGTCTCTTGataaaccaaaacagaaaaagaatcgCTGTTTCATGTGCAGGAAGAAAGTGGGACTTACTG GCTTTGAATGCCGGTGTGGAAATGTTTACTGTGGTGTGCACCGTTACTCAGATGTACACAATTGCTCTTACAATTACAAAGCTGATGCTgctgagaaaatcagaaaagaaaatccagtaGTTGTTGGTGAAAAGATCCAGAAGATTTGA